A window of the Pseudomonadota bacterium genome harbors these coding sequences:
- a CDS encoding thioredoxin family protein, protein MSHAVVDEGGWLAARRALLAREKQMTRLRDEIAAERRRLPWLKVDKPYVFAAPEGEVTLAELFAGRSQLIVKHFMMPDGGQPCVGCSFEVDHVDGALPHLEHHDVSYVAVARAPLADIEAYRRRMGWRFRWVSSARSDFNYDFHVSFTPEQVAGGGALYNFQLGGVPMQDLSGHSVFCRNEAGEIFLTYAVFARGAEELLSTYMFLDMTPKGRNETGPNFNLTDWVRPHDRYDEGGTVNLLGHYLAPAGECCGGKS, encoded by the coding sequence ATGAGCCATGCGGTCGTTGATGAAGGTGGCTGGCTTGCGGCGCGCCGTGCACTGCTCGCGCGCGAAAAGCAGATGACGCGCCTGCGCGATGAGATCGCGGCCGAGCGTCGCCGACTGCCGTGGCTCAAGGTCGACAAGCCTTACGTTTTCGCGGCACCCGAGGGTGAAGTCACGCTCGCTGAGTTGTTCGCCGGCCGCAGTCAGCTCATCGTCAAGCATTTCATGATGCCCGATGGCGGCCAGCCCTGCGTCGGCTGTTCCTTCGAGGTCGACCATGTCGACGGCGCGCTGCCGCACCTCGAACATCACGATGTCAGCTACGTGGCGGTGGCGCGCGCACCCCTGGCCGATATCGAGGCCTACAGGCGCCGCATGGGCTGGCGTTTCCGCTGGGTGTCATCGGCGCGGAGTGATTTCAACTACGATTTCCACGTGTCGTTCACGCCTGAACAGGTCGCCGGCGGCGGCGCGCTCTACAATTTCCAGCTTGGCGGCGTACCGATGCAGGATCTTTCCGGCCACAGCGTGTTTTGTCGCAACGAGGCCGGCGAGATCTTCCTGACCTACGCGGTGTTTGCGCGCGGCGCCGAGGAACTGCTCAGCACCTACATGTTTCTCGACATGACGCCCAAGGGCCGCAACGAGACCGGGCCCAATTTCAATCTCACCGATTGGGTGCGGCCCCACGATCGCTATGACGAAGGTGGGACCGTCAACCTGCTCGGGCACTACCTGGCGCCCGCCGGCGAATGCTGCGGCGGCAAATCCTGA
- a CDS encoding SCP2 sterol-binding domain-containing protein has translation MTAWGKELEPIILALGRWGARSPTRSPGAPLGVDSLVLSWRTMFSAERAADFSARIELDIDGHLYHASIAHGALRLARGAEADSDAALKADVATFVALVYEGARFTDAVRSGALTVRGDKLVAKRFLGLFPLPALASPA, from the coding sequence TTGACGGCGTGGGGCAAGGAGCTCGAACCGATCATCCTGGCGCTCGGGCGCTGGGGCGCGCGTTCGCCGACGCGCTCACCGGGCGCGCCGTTGGGCGTGGACTCGCTGGTGCTGTCGTGGCGCACCATGTTCAGCGCCGAGCGCGCGGCCGATTTCAGCGCGCGCATCGAACTCGATATCGACGGCCACCTCTATCATGCCAGCATCGCGCATGGCGCCCTGCGCCTGGCGCGCGGCGCCGAGGCGGATAGCGACGCCGCGCTCAAAGCGGATGTCGCTACCTTCGTCGCGTTGGTCTACGAAGGCGCGCGTTTCACCGACGCCGTGCGCAGCGGCGCACTCACCGTGCGCGGCGACAAGCTGGTCGCCAAACGCTTTCTGGGCCTGTTCCCCCTGCCGGCGCTGGCAAGCCCGGCCTGA
- a CDS encoding lipocalin-like domain-containing protein, producing the protein MSDSSDAARFVGTWQLLESYSERPSGRAPFPLGAKVIGRINYDSAGNMAAQLMGENRAPFSSRDPREVTDAEYRDAFQTYTAYFGTFAVDADKHTVTHHVLGATVPNWPGNDQVRFYELKGDQLILRTPPMRGNDGEKSVHTLVWQKVV; encoded by the coding sequence ATGTCTGATTCCTCCGATGCCGCGCGTTTCGTCGGCACCTGGCAATTGCTCGAGAGCTACTCGGAACGGCCGTCCGGTCGTGCGCCGTTTCCCCTTGGCGCCAAGGTCATCGGGCGCATCAACTACGACAGCGCCGGCAACATGGCCGCGCAGTTGATGGGCGAGAATCGCGCACCATTCAGTTCACGTGATCCGCGCGAAGTCACCGATGCCGAGTACCGCGATGCATTCCAGACCTACACCGCCTACTTCGGCACTTTCGCGGTCGATGCCGACAAGCACACCGTCACCCACCACGTGCTGGGCGCGACGGTGCCGAACTGGCCGGGCAACGACCAGGTGCGATTCTACGAACTGAAAGGCGATCAACTGATCCTGCGCACGCCGCCGATGCGCGGCAACGACGGCGAAAAATCGGTGCACACGCTGGTGTGGCAAAAGGTCGTGTAG
- the dinB gene encoding DNA polymerase IV, which yields MSAPVPPDYQVADAARAAPRKIVHVDMDAFYASVEQRDHPEWRGRPVIVAWRGMRSVVCAASYEARVFGVRSAMPATRAERLCPDAIFTPPDFPRYRAVSAQIRAIFHRYTDLVEPLSLDEAYLDVTHNKPGLATATAVARQIRADIRAETELNASAGVAPNKFLAKIASDWRKPNGLFVIQPHEIGDFLQPLPVRKLPGVGGATEKALAALGIVTVGELRAHTLAELGARFGKQGKRLYELARGVDERAVSPDQPRRSLSAETTFESDRSLAEVAPALDALAARVWRHVEAADGAEGQAHTVVLKLKTSEFRTITRSHTPPTPPASEQELASIAQALLARVELGAHTRYRLAGVGLGNFREAQEFDAQPELF from the coding sequence ATGTCAGCGCCCGTGCCACCCGATTACCAGGTTGCCGACGCGGCCCGCGCCGCGCCGCGCAAGATAGTGCACGTCGACATGGACGCCTTCTATGCCTCGGTCGAGCAGCGCGATCATCCCGAATGGCGCGGGCGGCCGGTGATCGTGGCATGGCGCGGCATGCGCTCGGTGGTATGCGCGGCCTCCTACGAAGCCCGCGTGTTCGGCGTGCGCTCGGCGATGCCGGCCACGCGCGCCGAGCGCCTGTGTCCCGATGCCATCTTCACGCCGCCGGATTTTCCGCGCTATCGCGCGGTGTCGGCGCAGATCCGCGCGATCTTCCATCGCTACACCGATCTCGTCGAACCGCTGTCGCTCGATGAAGCCTATCTCGACGTCACGCATAACAAGCCGGGGCTAGCCACGGCGACGGCGGTCGCCCGCCAGATCCGCGCCGACATTCGCGCCGAGACCGAGTTGAATGCCTCGGCCGGCGTCGCGCCGAACAAGTTCCTGGCCAAGATTGCCTCGGACTGGCGCAAGCCCAATGGCCTGTTCGTGATCCAGCCCCACGAGATCGGCGACTTCCTCCAGCCGCTGCCGGTACGCAAACTGCCGGGTGTGGGCGGCGCGACGGAGAAGGCCCTGGCGGCGCTCGGCATCGTCACCGTGGGCGAATTGCGCGCCCACACGCTGGCCGAACTCGGCGCGCGTTTCGGCAAGCAGGGCAAACGACTCTACGAACTTGCACGTGGCGTCGACGAGCGCGCGGTCAGTCCCGATCAGCCGCGGCGGTCGTTGTCGGCCGAGACCACCTTCGAGAGCGATCGCAGTCTCGCCGAGGTGGCACCGGCGCTGGACGCGCTCGCCGCACGCGTGTGGCGCCACGTCGAAGCCGCCGACGGCGCCGAGGGCCAGGCCCATACCGTGGTGCTGAAATTGAAGACCAGCGAATTCCGCACCATCACCCGCAGTCATACACCGCCGACGCCGCCGGCCTCCGAGCAGGAGCTGGCGAGCATCGCGCAGGCGCTGCTGGCGCGCGTCGAGCTCGGCGCCCATACCCGCTACCGCCTGGCCGGCGTCGGCCTCGGCAATTTCCGCGAAGCGCAGGAGTTCGACGCGCAGCCTGAGCTGTTCTGA